The DNA sequence AGGGTCAGGGCTTGTCATCTGATGAAGTAGCTGAGTTGCGCCGCACCACGGATTCGGCCATGGTGGTAACAGAGAGACATCTGTGGGTGAATCTGGCAGATGTTGGGAAGAAAGAGAAGGGCTTTCTTCTCGATGCTCCAGTCTCGCCTTCCGAGCTTTTCGGTACCTCCGTCGAGACGGTGGTCGAGAAATTTAGGGAGGCGAAGGCGTGCTCAGCGGCCTTCAAAACCTTCATTCCAAGAAGGTCCAGTTCTGAGCCCGAACAACGCAGGGGTCCTGGCCCATCTCCATCTGGGGATCAGAGATGGGCACAGAAGGCTAGTGTCACGACTCGTTCCCCTCCCCCGCCTGCGGGTAGGGCTAGAGGGAGGCGCTGGTCAAAGAGAGGTAGGCAAGACCTGAGGGAGGTGATCCAGACGAAGCGTTCTCAACCCCTCACTATTGAGGGTTACCTATGAGCAGAAGGGGATAATGTCACTGACAGCCATCGTACCGTCCCAGGGGCAACTCCCTTAGCCGGGTAGAGTTGGTACTTAGTGCTCGCCTTTTGTGCTTGGCTTGCACTCCCCTCAGCATGGTGGCATGGGTAttccgttccccatagcgacccctagaggatgCAGTTCGAAGTCCCTCGAAAGGGAACatctcaggttacatatgtaacatCTCAGTTACGAGTTACCCTCAGttaccctcgttccctgaagaagggaacggagacgtcacgtcggatgaccgacgaattgggatctcgccagagagaccaatccacttcgagtgtaactaaacgagccaatggacattggcatgcgatcattgcatccagctgccgctgatcacagcgtgagtataagaggcagcaggtgaaccgcattaattcatgctttcgctgaggagccgagccggtgacccggccgctcagcggtggtacagcgacTGTGGCGACGTGACGTCTCCATTCCCTTCTTCatggaacgagggttacatacgtaaccgagacgttccctttcagtcagtcactccgagtcacatcggatgaccgacgaattgggatccctaccaaagcgccacaggagctgccccttccagtgccctgtgtaggcctcctgatccttcctataaggcagacgatagaaccgggctctacacagagaaggtcaactactgttgttccttgagcaacccagacagtaggacttggataacactgggaagcgtgcccttccgtttggaagaggcacactgcggagtcacctcctcccagagggggataagtggcatttagacatgtgaagtaatcccgtagggccctattgcacatggaagtctctgagatggcttatgccgagttcacactgcacgattttagcccgatttttcactcgccgacaggttttgataaatcgccgacaaatgcccgacatcggaggcaaatcggagctcgttaacgcggtgacaatcgcgcagtgtgaattatcaaagacgcgatctgagagaatcgccgacacgtcgccgacgcccgcgaaatatttggcatgctaaatatctggagctgtcggcgattcacagtcacgctgtgtgcaatgatttctgactgaaaactacatcacgatgaccttcagccaatgagagacaaagatacagggcagaggaagttcggtgaggagttatagaccatatcagtattttaatatgtacaattatatcatacagaaacaagcacaaatgcttgaccagccgcaacatcagcataacagttactgcaaaattattatttaccactctttgcagagcacaatccctgttccctgcatctccctcttgcataatctgtttttctttttttagctggaaatcagcgcacagaaaatttgcgggctatatttttttaatacctccagtctcgctcgagaacaacgggctgacgcacgcaggttctcgcgttatttccttatcacttctcgcgtgtgttttggtgtgaaacgtagtttgcggatcagacagagttgtcgcgattcttcctattgtgaaattgtgcaatgtgaaagcccctgtcgccgatccatcgtgcaatgtgaacacagcagcgactgaatgctaccccagatagtcacgcagtgtgaaaacaacagcgatccgacgagtttgaaaatcgtgcagtgtgaactcggcattaggctgcatcattagagatggcagaacgtagtctgccaggggaaacacggctttaataagcataccgtggaatacacatatgggatcccggcagggtctctcatatgggcactagcctcacatcagatttcaggaattcattggctgaaaggcctggcGCCGGACGCTCTGCCACGTCCGGACgccggagtgctggaggacttgacagggtttgcctggttaaggaactctctggagaattaggcGTAAGAACGCCGCAAGCCAACTCTGAGCTGGGCCTCTCAGtgccactacccgtttgaggtgagaacacaggaggaaaccggttcgacacgtaggctataaaacctagcgaacgtgttaggagtcgcccaacccgcagctctacagatgtctgctagcgaggcaccacgagccagcgcccaggacgaTGCGACACCCCTAGCGGAGTGACCACGCAACCTgagcgggcagggcacaccttgtgcttcataggccaagatgatggcatccactatccagtgggccatcctctgcttggagacagccttccccttctgctgtcctctgtaacagacaaagagctgttctgaggtcctgaagctctgagttctatccacGTATTGTCGCAGTGCgcgtacaggacagagcaaagctaggactgggtctgcctcctccaggggcagcgcttgcaggttcactacctggtccctgaagggagtggtaggaaccttgggcacatagccgggccggggcctcagtgttgcactggagtcagccggcccaaactcaaggcacaattcgtcgaccgaaaatgcctgcaggttccccaccctcttgatcgaggccaacgcagtcaggagtagggttttcatagagagaaacttcaactcaactgattgcaaaggctcgaagggggcagtttgtagggctcttagcaccaatgccaaatcccaagagggtagggagggaggcctaggagggtttaacctcctggccccccTAAGAAACCTGACAACCAGATTGTGCTTCCCCACCGACCTCCCCTCTGCGGGGTCGTGGTGagcggaaatagcagcaacataaaccttaagggtggaggggcacagcctacgctccaacccttgttgCAAAAAGGAAAGTACGGCTCTGATTGAACATCTCCGGGGGTCCTCAcggtgagaggaacaccattcaacgaacaggttccacttcagcgcaACCTCCGCGTCCCATCCAGGGATcacacatggagtttccacaagtctggacgtgggtgccagagggtgccccgtctctgagaaaacagatccttcctcagaggaattggccagggaggggctgtcgcgaggagcatgagttctgggaaccaggtcctgttgggccaatatggagccactaacaagacctgctccacgtcctccctgatcttgcacagtgtctgtgctagtaggctcactggggggaacgcatatttgcgcaggccctggggccagctgtgtgccagtgcatccgtgccgagcgttgcctcggacagggagtagaaccactggcagtgggtggtttctggagacgcaaactggtctacctgagcaactccgaactgactccaaatcagctgcaccgcctggggatggagtctccactcccAGGAAGTGCCGCTCGAGACAGCTCGTCGGCTGCCTGATTGAACACTCCTGGGATGTGGATGGCACGaagggacctcagatgcttctgactccagaggaggaggtggcgggcgagttgcgatATGCGACGGGAGCGTAAACCGCCTTGCCGGTTGATATACGCAACgctcgcagtgttgtccgtacggaccagAACGTCCTTGCCCCGAAGGTGCCCTCTGAGGCGGCTCAAGGCAAGGCAtactgccagcaactcgaggcaattgatatgccaacgcagttggggacccgtccacacccctgacactgcATGCCCGTTGTACATGGCTCCCCAGCCAGTGGCCGAGGCATCCGTGaataccacagcatgcctggatacctgctccaggggcactcctgcccgaagaaACGAGGGATCTGCCCACGGGCTGAAGGTCTTGCGGCAGGCcggtgtaatctgaacccggtgagtaccgcgtttccacgcccaccttgggactcggccatggagccagtgctgaagcggtctcatatggagcagaccgagcggaactatcgccgcagctgcagccatatgccccaggagcctctgaaagagtttcagtgggaccgccgtcctgcctgataaagtcttgaggcagttcagcaccgactgagcacattcctgggtgaggcgtgccgtctggttgaccgaatccaactccatgccgagaaaagagatcctctgcattggcacgagtttgctcttttcccagttgacccgaagacccaactggctgaggtgcctgagcaccatgtccctgtgtgcgcacaactgctcttgagactgtgcaagtatgagccagtcgtcgaggtagttgaggatgcgCACACCCTGTTCTCTCAGGGGAACAAGGGCTGCCTCTGTGACTTTGGTGAAGACGCGAGACgaaagggacagcccgaagggcaggaccttgtactgatatgcccgaccctcgaacgcgaatcgcaggaatggcctgtgtcgcgggagaatcgagacatgaaagtacatgtccttcaggtcgatcacTGCAAACCAATCTAGGGGACAGACGCACCCAAAAATGCGGCGTGTGACGCCTTGAAATGGGAACTCGAGTGCTACCGCCCTTACCTGCTTCCACGAATGGGCAGGAGGGGTGCTCTTGGGCAACCCACTGCTGCCTGCTGGCgagagaggagaagggaagtgatcccgtgatgcacggttcaccactctcctcctcttgagacccagagattgaggaaactgctcttttattgatgttttgggTACCGCTGGCTGCTGGGCCAGCGGAGGAACAgaaacaaaacgaaacaaaaggTTCTCCACCCGGCTCCACCACTGCGGTCACCATCTCCCGACGAGCAGTTTCCTCCATCCCTGGGTCGCTcgtctcagggcctcttgcaCTTGCGCTTGCCGCCAGGTTTGGCAGGGGCCTGGACGGGCTGGGCGTCCTGACTGCGACCAGCTCCACGATGCTGCCTGGTGGAAGGCTGCTGTGGCTGCGCGGGAGTGGGGGCAGCCGCAGGGGGGCGCCTACGgcgacgagcaggctgaggggctgcagccggagtggaagcagcaggtttcctccggcgcatgatgtgtttgatcgcctcagtctgcctctgggctgccgagaactgctgggcaaagctctcgacagcgtcgccgaaaaggccggtctgcgacacaggagcattcaggaactgtaccttctcCTACTCCCTCATGTCAgcaagacacagccagagatggcgctcctggaccTCCCCACAGGCTCTGtaagcactgccagttagacctGACGAATACTTACAGGCCCGCGAGGGGAGACACGGGTCACCCCGCAGAGTGGTAGCAGCTGTTGGACATAGTTGCATGGCCACAGACCGCTCCACTGAGGGGATGCCCGCATACCCCAAAGCGGccccaccatcgagggtggtgagagcggaggagccacaagatttgtttcgggcagtgaaaggtgccttccacgatcttgtaagctcctcatgcacttcgGAAAGAATGGCACGGAGGCGCTGAGAACCAGCGACCCCCACCAAGAAACCACTCATCCAGCCTCAAAGGATCGGGACGCGGTGGACGATTCCACACGAGCCCGACATTCTCGGCGGCCTgggaaagcatagccgtcatctctgggtctggctcggACAACGCTACCACACCCGAAGGGGCAACGCAGCCGAGTCGTCATCCCCAGAGAGCGACTCAccctccgatgcagcgatcGACATCTGGTCGTCAGGGGGAGCACCGAAGGAAACGGGTGGTATACCCCGCTCTGCAGAGGTCCCAGCCCACTCCAACGGCAACCCCACCGGCTGCGGAGCGCTTGAGGGGTGAGGAACTCCTCTTGGGGAAGccctcactgtcaccctcagATCACCTCTGACTCCACTGGATACAGCGCCGCCCCGGGAACGAACGCTGGATcgcggcagaggcagagggactCCGTCATGTTTGACATAGCGGAGTCTATTATGCAACTACCCACAAGAACaacatgaaccatccacgaaagcttcctcagtgtgctgaatgcccagacacgtgaggcagcgatcgtgaccatcctgaggcgccaggaaacgaccacacccagaaacgcacgggtgataagacatctttaaaaagacgcgatcacctatgttgctcttttagagaaatttgctctttaataagtgctgaagcacgcaggggagctggccaccaCACACTCCTAGTGTGACTGTCTTCACGGGAATCGCCTTTTCCTCTTCTTCCCGTGAGACCGCGACCACCGCTGCTGCGCTGTAACGCCCACACTCGCTCGTCTTCTCACTCGCAGGATAGGAGAGCAGCAGTGATTCATTcgaaaggatgaattaatgcggtgcacctgctgcctcttatactcacgctgtgatcagcagcagctggatgcaatgatagcatgccaatgtccataggctcgtttagttacactcgaagtggattggtctctctggcgagatcccaattcgtcggtcatccgacgtgactcggagtgaccgactgaaagggaaccatggttccctgagtagggaacgagacactgcgtccaCTAGGCTCGGTGCCATGCTTCGGATGCAAGCTTCAGACAAAGAAGTGAATGACGTATTTTCCCGGcgcccctttatactgtggtcgtgccggtagtgacgtcataggctgtcgctggccaacatgtggtgtttttgtatatatgcttcagacacgggtcacgctgacggcgttccccatagcgacccctagagaaCACAGTGTCTtgttccctactcagggaaccatggttacatatgtaacctgagacgttcttCTAAAGAGTGTGTTGTTCACATTAAGTGAGGAAAAAACACTGTATGATCTGAATCTTCTGCTTTTCATGCTGCTGTGTTAGAGgttatcatttattaatatataatatgatgaTCACTCAGATGTTCTTGTGTTTCAGGTTCCAGTGAAGTGGATGATGCTCATGTGTTCATCAGTTCTGGTCAAAATGTCCGTCTGTCCTGTAATAATGCTCTTCATGACTGCAAATCAACTACATGGATCTATAACAGATTCAGTCATTCAGCAGCAGTTGAACTGATTGGTTTAGGGATAAAgaaagacacagagagacatGAGAGACTGAGTCTGGGGTCTGACTGCTCTCTGAACATCAACAACATCACAGAAGAAGATTATGGCATTTACATCTGCCAACAATGGACAGGAGTGAAAGGACAACAACAAGGAACTGATGCTcgtgtgtttctgcatgttcttcATGGTAAGTTTATGATTATATGATCAATTTAAAAAGGGCAAATTCTTCATTTAAACTCTGATGATGATTGAagagtgtgtgatgtgtgtgttattttgtgtttcagtctcttcatcttcatcatcctcacaGACTGAGATCAGTGCAGGCCGCTCTGTGACTCTCTTCTGTCAGCTGTATTCATATTCAGATGCTGGAGTCTCTTGTGATGATTGGATCCGTTCTGAGGGAATTGAGCTGTTCTGGGTGAATCAGGCTGGTGTTAAACTGAAGATATCAGACTCCAGATATCAGATATCAGCATCAGATCACTGTAACATCACTCTGACTACAACACTCCTGAATGAAGATCACAACAGAGAGTGGAGATGCAGTGTTACTCACAGAGATCGAGTCCAGAGCTCAGTCACATATACTGTCAAGAGTTCAGGTCAGAAAACAATCTCATGATCAGTTACTGAAGAGTCTCTGTTAGATCTGATAATATAATGATGCTAGAGTTATCTTGtgtgtttattaattataatatgattGTCATATTCTACAGTTTGATTAATCTGAACTAACATTCATCTTCACAGCTCAAGATGATCCAGCGTCACCAGTGATTCCACAAGGTACAgacaaaaaatgatatttcacTGTTCTGAGTTTCACTGGATCCTCTCTTGttcatgttaacaaatgcatgtaatcacttacatttaaatttaaagagttgtttaaataaagtgtaaaagGAAAGACCTGTTAGTGTTTAAAGTTCAGATATTTTGGGCTTTACAGAGTCTTGTGATAAGTATTGTGCTGAAGACTAGAGCTTGTGTTTAGTTTATGGATAGTTGTTCGATGACAATGGTTTTGTTGCTTCATGCAGTGAATGTGTTAATGTCAGTGCAATGataaatagtgttttatttgttcagTGTATTAGCTGCATATTTTAACTGAAGATAATTTTGGACTACAATGAGTAAAAGCTCCACTCTTCAGCACAATGATAaccaaaaacacagacatgaaTAATCTGCTCAATATAACTGAGCTGGTGTAACTAAAACACTGATTAGTTCAACTGAAACcaaatatttcatttacattatcaaGTAAAACAACCAGATACAAGAGAGAgaggatttttttgtttttgtttgtttgtttgtttgtttgttttttaactgaagagtttttatttcatgtacTTCAGTTTCTCTAGTTCAAattaattgtattgtatttgacaaggtttattttttttggctatttccaaaagaaaaaaaaaaaaaaggtatgcAGTCTGTGTCGAGGCAAAATCACTTATTTTAAGTATAGCCTGATTTGTGTAAATGCtcacaattatatattttttttttcatgtttcattgTTTCTCACTGCATTTATCTTGTCTAATAATGATCAACTGGCTGATCCACTGAATAACGGTTCAAGTCATTAGATACATCAGCTCTATAAGAACCTATTTAACCCTCTCTTGAGCCCCGAAGTTAACacctttacagaaaaaaaaagatttatttaaatgttaaaggcCGTGCCATCATAATTCAACACATAGACAAACATAGATTAGAGAAGACTTTCAGAGATCAATTTGACTACATATTGTCATTGTGAAATAGTAGTGATCTAAGCCATAAAATGTATAGAAAACATTGAAAGTAACTGAGAAAATATTACTGTACAAAGCACATAATATTACAGTGATAACACCTTCCATTCTCACTCGGTCTGCGATAGTGTAATGAACGCGCTGatcgtgtgtgtatgtgtgtgtgtgtgtgtgtgtgtgaacagtgTGTGCTGCAGTATGAAGACACATACACTGACAGCAGGCAGAACAGCCTATCGTAATGTTTGGACCGAGCGATATGATTGGACGCCTTCCACAGacgatataaatacatataaacacatttagACCAATTAACTTAGAGATTGCTATCGGGATCTGAAGAGACTTTCAGCCACTATATCaaaaaatgtgaaccaaaccaCCTaccttttgtgaaatgtttctcACTGCAGTTTCTGTCTTTTAGTCTTACAGTAAACAACTTTACAGAGAAACCAGGGTTACAGGCTTCAGAAGCACATTATCATTCAACACACAGGTGTAATGGGAGTAAAACGGTC is a window from the Onychostoma macrolepis isolate SWU-2019 chromosome 03, ASM1243209v1, whole genome shotgun sequence genome containing:
- the LOC131536566 gene encoding uncharacterized protein LOC131536566, whose product is MADECDLCLLGLIFLSSLLTGSSEVDDAHVFISSGQNVRLSCNNALHDCKSTTWIYNRFSHSAAVELIGLGIKKDTERHERLSLGSDCSLNINNITEEDYGIYICQQWTGVKGQQQGTDARVFLHVLHVSSSSSSSQTEISAGRSVTLFCQLYSYSDAGVSCDDWIRSEGIELFWVNQAGVKLKISDSRYQISASDHCNITLTTTLLNEDHNREWRCSVTHRDRVQSSVTYTVKSSVFSEL